In Massilia violaceinigra, one DNA window encodes the following:
- a CDS encoding putative bifunctional diguanylate cyclase/phosphodiesterase — MQNFNGTYHSGLVLLSVFVAMMASYTAITLTGRVAETRGRASVLWLAGGALAMGCGIWSMHFIGMLAFTLPIRMNYDIGVTLQSLLVAIGVSAFALCVVTRATVSRVHYLIGGVLMGLGICGMHYIGMHAMYVSPAIAYDLVGVAASVLIAIVAATVALWLAFTLRAGNSLLAHIKKVGAAVIMGLAIVLMHYTGMEAARFDAGSVCTSMGGVNGNWLAVLVAVAALSLMTIALLLSVVDSRLAARTATLVNSLRHANRQLHHLALHDGLTRLPNRSLLEDRIRQAIHGAERSGKRFALMFLDLDRFKTINDSLGHHYGDKLLQAVAARLTQCLRVNDTVARLGGDEFVVLLSEAGSPTAVAGVAQKMLDTIAMPLDVDGQIQSVSASVGISMYPDDGTSLRELMSNADSAMYHAKKVGRANHQFFAPEMNAAAGARLALEHALRQALENQEFELHYQPKVDVASGDVVAMEALLRWRCPQRGLVPPNDFIGVTEEIGLIIPLGAWVLREACRQNRAWQLAGMAHLRMAVNLSACQFRQKDLPEFVAGVLAETGMEASCLELEVTESVVMHNPAEAAQILDRLHAQGIHISVDDFGTGYSSLSYLKQFRLDTLKIDRSFVRDISSDADDAAIVRSVIALAHSLRLQVIAEGVETDEQLDYLRELGCDQYQGYLRSKPLPAAQFEAMLRAGAAGAIGPVLKVVGR, encoded by the coding sequence TTGCAGAATTTCAACGGTACCTATCACTCGGGCTTGGTTCTGCTCTCCGTTTTCGTCGCCATGATGGCGTCCTACACGGCGATTACCCTGACCGGCCGCGTGGCTGAAACGCGCGGCCGCGCCAGCGTGCTCTGGCTCGCCGGCGGCGCGCTGGCCATGGGCTGCGGCATCTGGTCCATGCACTTCATCGGCATGCTGGCCTTCACTCTGCCGATCCGCATGAACTACGACATTGGCGTCACGCTCCAGTCCCTTCTGGTGGCGATCGGCGTTTCCGCATTTGCCCTGTGCGTCGTCACCCGTGCCACCGTCAGCAGGGTGCATTACCTGATCGGTGGCGTGCTGATGGGCCTGGGTATTTGCGGCATGCACTATATCGGCATGCATGCCATGTACGTGTCCCCGGCCATCGCTTACGACCTCGTGGGGGTGGCTGCGTCGGTGCTCATTGCCATCGTGGCCGCCACCGTGGCGCTGTGGCTGGCGTTCACCCTTCGCGCTGGCAATAGCTTGCTCGCCCACATCAAGAAAGTGGGTGCGGCAGTGATCATGGGGCTTGCCATCGTCCTCATGCATTACACCGGCATGGAGGCGGCACGCTTCGATGCCGGCAGCGTCTGCACGTCCATGGGCGGGGTCAACGGCAACTGGCTGGCGGTGCTCGTCGCCGTGGCCGCGTTGTCGCTCATGACGATCGCCTTGCTGCTGTCGGTGGTCGATTCGCGGCTGGCGGCGCGCACGGCGACCCTGGTCAACTCCCTGCGCCATGCCAACCGGCAGCTGCATCATCTGGCACTGCACGACGGCCTGACCCGGCTACCCAACCGCAGCCTGCTGGAAGACCGCATTCGCCAGGCCATCCATGGCGCCGAACGCTCGGGCAAGCGCTTCGCGCTGATGTTCCTCGATCTCGACCGCTTCAAGACCATCAACGATTCGCTCGGTCATCATTACGGCGACAAGCTGCTGCAGGCGGTGGCGGCGCGGCTGACCCAATGCCTGCGCGTCAACGATACGGTGGCACGCCTTGGCGGCGATGAATTCGTGGTGCTGCTGAGCGAGGCCGGCTCGCCGACCGCAGTGGCCGGCGTCGCGCAGAAAATGCTCGACACCATCGCCATGCCGCTCGACGTGGACGGGCAGATCCAGAGCGTGTCGGCCAGCGTCGGTATCAGCATGTATCCCGACGACGGCACCAGCCTGCGCGAATTGATGAGCAACGCCGACAGCGCCATGTACCACGCCAAGAAGGTCGGGCGCGCCAACCACCAGTTTTTCGCGCCCGAGATGAATGCCGCGGCCGGTGCCCGGCTGGCGCTGGAGCACGCGCTGCGCCAGGCGCTGGAAAACCAGGAATTCGAGCTGCACTACCAGCCCAAGGTCGATGTCGCCAGCGGCGACGTGGTGGCGATGGAAGCGCTGCTGCGCTGGCGCTGCCCGCAGCGCGGCCTGGTGCCGCCCAACGATTTCATCGGCGTGACCGAGGAAATCGGCCTGATCATTCCGCTCGGCGCCTGGGTACTGCGCGAGGCTTGCCGCCAGAACCGCGCCTGGCAACTGGCCGGCATGGCGCACCTGCGGATGGCCGTCAACTTGTCGGCCTGCCAGTTTCGCCAGAAAGACCTGCCGGAGTTCGTGGCCGGCGTGCTCGCTGAAACCGGCATGGAAGCGTCCTGCCTGGAGCTGGAGGTGACCGAAAGCGTGGTGATGCACAACCCCGCCGAGGCCGCGCAGATCCTCGACCGCCTGCATGCGCAAGGGATCCATATTTCGGTGGACGATTTCGGGACCGGCTATTCGAGCCTGAGCTACCTGAAGCAGTTCCGGCTCGATACGCTCAAGATCGACCGTTCCTTTGTGCGCGACATCAGTTCCGACGCCGACGATGCCGCGATCGTGCGTTCGGTCATCGCGCTGGCCCACAGCCTGCGCCTGCAGGTCATCGCCGAAGGCGTTGAAACCGACGAGCAGCTGGACTACCTACGTGAACTCGGATGCGACCAGTACCAGGGCTACCTGCGCAGCAAGCCGCTTCCCGCGGCGCAGTTCGAGGCCATGCTGCGTGCAGGCGCCGCCGGCGCAATCGGTCCGGTTCTCAAAGTGGTGGGCCGCTAA
- a CDS encoding fasciclin domain-containing protein, with protein MKKVLIATAFTLAFGAANAADIVDTAKSAGTFNTLVTAVQAAGLVDTLKGPGPFTVFAPTDEAFAKIPKAKLDALLKDKAALTKVLTYHVVPGKVMAADVKPGAVKSVQGSNLTVTAAGGKVMLDKAHVIKTDIAADNGVLHVIDTVVMPK; from the coding sequence ATGAAAAAAGTACTGATCGCAACCGCATTTACCCTGGCATTTGGCGCAGCGAACGCAGCCGATATTGTCGATACCGCCAAATCGGCAGGTACCTTCAACACGCTGGTGACGGCGGTTCAGGCGGCAGGCCTGGTCGACACCCTGAAAGGCCCGGGCCCGTTCACGGTGTTCGCGCCGACCGACGAAGCCTTCGCAAAAATTCCGAAAGCCAAGCTTGATGCGCTGCTCAAGGACAAGGCCGCACTGACCAAGGTGCTGACCTATCACGTGGTGCCAGGCAAGGTCATGGCGGCGGATGTGAAACCGGGTGCGGTTAAATCGGTTCAAGGCAGCAACCTGACCGTGACTGCGGCAGGCGGCAAGGTCATGCTCGACAAGGCGCACGTGATCAAAACCGATATTGCCGCCGACAATGGCGTGCTTCACGTGATCGATACGGTCGTGATGCCGAAATAA
- a CDS encoding FAD-dependent monooxygenase: MTSPNSSSARHQSAVCIVGNGAIAKTAALGFAQAGHSVTVLVPPSASSTPAAMAGEQPWDVRVYALNHTAHGLLSSLKVWGALDMDRVAAVDTMAVNGDGARPGDLAFDAFGAHVGALAWIVEDRNLNQALDAALRFAANVTIVKGRAVSLALEADGATVRLDDGSAIASALVVGADGGQSWVRGQCDIGVDYRAYHQRAVVANFSCEKPHHGVAHQWFTGEEGIVALLPLPGKRVSLVWSAPDALADTLMNESLGELAVRLAVLAGDKLGELKPLQPEAVKDLPLALIRPHAIVAPRVALVGDAAHVVHPLAGHGMNLGFADVAGLLKTIAAREPQRAIGDERVLARYARARKEDILLMQVATDGLARLFGTNLEPVRIARNLGLNLLDKLPVLKRRLMSHAMGK, encoded by the coding sequence ATGACTAGTCCAAATTCCTCTTCCGCGCGTCATCAGAGCGCGGTGTGCATCGTTGGCAACGGCGCCATCGCCAAGACCGCCGCCCTCGGGTTTGCCCAGGCCGGTCACAGCGTCACCGTGCTGGTCCCGCCATCCGCCTCATCCACCCCTGCGGCAATGGCCGGCGAGCAGCCCTGGGATGTGCGCGTCTACGCGCTCAACCACACCGCTCACGGACTGCTGTCCTCGCTCAAGGTCTGGGGCGCCCTCGACATGGACCGGGTGGCCGCGGTCGACACCATGGCCGTCAATGGCGACGGTGCCCGGCCGGGCGACCTGGCGTTCGACGCCTTCGGCGCCCATGTCGGCGCGCTGGCCTGGATCGTCGAAGACCGCAACCTGAACCAGGCGCTCGACGCCGCGCTCAGGTTCGCCGCCAACGTCACCATCGTCAAAGGCCGCGCCGTCAGCCTGGCCCTGGAGGCCGATGGCGCCACTGTGCGCCTCGACGACGGCAGCGCCATCGCCAGTGCCCTGGTGGTGGGCGCCGACGGCGGCCAGTCGTGGGTGCGCGGCCAGTGCGATATCGGCGTCGACTATCGCGCCTACCACCAGCGCGCGGTGGTGGCCAATTTTTCCTGCGAAAAGCCGCACCACGGCGTGGCGCACCAGTGGTTCACCGGCGAAGAGGGCATCGTGGCGCTGCTGCCGCTGCCCGGCAAGCGCGTTTCGCTGGTGTGGTCCGCGCCCGATGCGCTGGCCGACACCCTGATGAACGAAAGCCTGGGCGAACTGGCCGTGCGCCTGGCCGTGCTGGCCGGAGACAAGCTGGGCGAACTCAAACCGCTGCAGCCGGAGGCGGTCAAGGACCTGCCGCTGGCATTGATCCGCCCGCACGCCATCGTCGCGCCGCGCGTGGCGCTGGTGGGCGACGCCGCCCACGTGGTCCATCCGCTGGCCGGCCACGGCATGAACCTCGGCTTTGCCGACGTCGCCGGCCTGCTCAAGACCATCGCCGCGCGCGAGCCGCAGCGCGCCATTGGCGACGAGCGCGTGCTGGCGCGCTATGCCCGCGCGCGCAAGGAAGACATCCTGCTGATGCAGGTCGCCACGGACGGCCTGGCGCGCCTGTTCGGCACCAACCTCGAACCCGTGCGCATCGCGCGCAACCTGGGATTAAACTTGCTGGATAAGTTGCCTGTTCTCAAGCGTCGACTGATGTCGCACGCCATGGGCAAGTAG
- a CDS encoding DsbC family protein: protein MLNKKFALLVMTGLFAGAAGAKPTVEETIRKRVEPKLGKDVKIESIKKTPYSGLYEIRAHGDILYTDKQGKYLFFGQVINTKTQRNLTKERVDQINMIKFNDLPFEHALKLVKGDGKRMMAIFEDPNCGYCKRFRQTTLKEIDNVTVYTFMYNILSEDSSAKSKNIWCSPDRNKAWDDWMLDNKAAPAAAANCVNPNEKVFELGRKLRIEGTPAIFFVDGSRIPGAIDTKGLEAKFTSLGMPGKPAAKPAPAVAAAAPAAVAKK, encoded by the coding sequence ATGTTAAACAAAAAATTCGCGCTGCTCGTCATGACGGGCTTGTTCGCCGGCGCCGCGGGCGCCAAGCCGACCGTGGAAGAAACCATCCGCAAGCGCGTCGAGCCCAAGCTGGGCAAGGACGTGAAAATCGAGTCGATCAAGAAGACGCCATACAGCGGCCTGTATGAAATCCGCGCGCACGGCGACATCCTCTACACCGACAAGCAGGGCAAGTACCTGTTTTTCGGTCAGGTGATCAATACCAAAACGCAGCGCAACCTGACCAAGGAACGCGTCGATCAGATCAACATGATCAAGTTTAACGACCTGCCGTTCGAACACGCGCTCAAGCTGGTCAAGGGAGATGGCAAGCGCATGATGGCCATCTTCGAAGACCCGAACTGCGGCTACTGCAAGCGCTTCCGCCAGACCACGCTCAAGGAAATCGACAACGTGACGGTGTACACCTTCATGTACAACATCCTGTCCGAGGATTCGTCGGCCAAGTCCAAGAACATCTGGTGTTCGCCGGACCGTAACAAGGCCTGGGATGACTGGATGCTCGATAACAAGGCCGCGCCGGCCGCCGCCGCCAATTGCGTCAATCCGAACGAGAAGGTGTTTGAACTCGGCCGCAAGCTGCGCATCGAGGGTACGCCGGCGATCTTCTTCGTCGATGGCAGCCGTATTCCAGGCGCGATCGACACCAAGGGCCTGGAAGCCAAATTCACCAGCCTGGGCATGCCGGGCAAGCCGGCCGCCAAGCCGGCGCCCGCGGTTGCGGCAGCGGCGCCCGCCGCCGTCGCGAAAAAATAA
- a CDS encoding (2Fe-2S)-binding protein, giving the protein MVTLNINGREMQVDADPATPILWALRDNLNMTGTKFGCGAALCGACTVHLNGDAIRSCITPISAAAGQKITTIEAMEADPVGKAVQDAWVRHDVPQCGYCQSGQVMSATALLRTNKKPTDADIDGAMSGNICRCGTYQRIRAAIKDAATTLA; this is encoded by the coding sequence ATGGTCACCTTGAATATCAACGGCCGCGAGATGCAGGTCGACGCCGATCCGGCCACGCCCATCTTGTGGGCGTTGCGCGATAACCTGAACATGACGGGCACCAAATTCGGCTGCGGCGCAGCCCTGTGCGGTGCCTGCACCGTGCACCTGAACGGCGACGCGATCCGTTCGTGCATCACGCCGATTTCGGCTGCCGCCGGCCAGAAGATCACCACCATCGAAGCGATGGAGGCTGACCCGGTCGGCAAGGCCGTGCAGGATGCGTGGGTCCGCCACGACGTGCCGCAATGCGGCTACTGCCAGAGCGGCCAGGTGATGAGCGCCACGGCCCTGCTGCGCACCAACAAGAAGCCGACCGATGCCGATATCGATGGCGCCATGAGCGGCAATATCTGCCGCTGCGGTACCTATCAACGCATCCGCGCGGCCATCAAGGACGCGGCGACCACGTTAGCCTGA
- a CDS encoding xanthine dehydrogenase family protein molybdopterin-binding subunit codes for MRTEWINQAALTRPPEGGMSRRSFMKAGAVATSGLVLGFFMPGVNKFARAADAAAKPVYAPNAFLRIAPDNSVTVMVNRLEFGQGVHTALPMLIAEELDAGWSQMRGELAPAGDAYKDPAFGMQITGGSGTIAHSFMQYREIGAKARAMLIAAAAQQWKAEPGQLTTASGFVIHPDGRTASYGSLADAAMKQPMPATVVLKDAKDFRFVGKPVKRLDALAKSSGKQQFGIDFTLPDAKVAVVARPPVFGARVAKLDAGKARAIKGVIEVLEIALDRGGRGVAVIADGYWPARQGREALVIDWDTSAVEKVTTRKQMADFKALAKTAGTVARQADVSKLAGAPKKISAFYEFPYLAHAPMEPLNCVIDLKADSCTVWAGTQMQTVDHAAIAATAGLKAEQVTLNTMMAGGGFGRRAVPTSDYLVEAVNVAKAYKAAGKSGPLKVIWSREDDIKGGYYRPSHVHRADIGLDAKGNILAWDHAIVGQSIISGTPFEPFMIKDGVDATMVEGMGAPYDVAMKLTVHNAKANVPVLWWRSVGSTHTAFVMETLIDEAAHVAKMDPVAYRKKLIGEKHTRHLAALDLAVEKSGYGKRKLPKGRAWGVALHKSFGSVVAYVVEASIVKGVPKLHKVTAGIHCNQVVNPLTIEAQVQGAVLMALGTTLPGAAITLKDGVVEQQNFGDYTVARMTDMPQVDVYTVASSDAPTGMGEPGLPPLAPAFANALFTLTGKRLRKLPFDLKAA; via the coding sequence ATGCGTACAGAATGGATTAACCAGGCGGCGTTGACACGCCCGCCCGAAGGCGGCATGTCGCGCCGCAGTTTCATGAAAGCCGGCGCGGTGGCCACCAGTGGCCTGGTGCTGGGCTTCTTCATGCCGGGTGTGAACAAGTTCGCGCGCGCGGCCGATGCCGCCGCCAAGCCGGTTTACGCACCCAACGCGTTCCTGCGCATCGCGCCGGATAACAGCGTCACGGTGATGGTCAACCGGCTCGAATTCGGCCAGGGCGTGCACACCGCGCTGCCGATGCTGATCGCCGAGGAACTCGACGCCGGCTGGTCGCAGATGCGCGGCGAACTCGCGCCCGCCGGCGATGCCTACAAGGACCCGGCGTTCGGGATGCAGATCACGGGCGGCTCCGGCACCATCGCGCACTCGTTCATGCAGTACCGCGAAATCGGCGCCAAGGCGCGCGCCATGCTGATCGCCGCCGCCGCGCAGCAGTGGAAGGCCGAACCCGGCCAGCTCACCACCGCCAGCGGGTTTGTCATTCACCCGGACGGCCGCACGGCCAGCTATGGCTCGCTCGCCGATGCGGCGATGAAGCAGCCGATGCCGGCCACGGTGGTGCTCAAGGACGCCAAGGATTTCCGCTTCGTCGGCAAGCCGGTCAAGCGCCTCGATGCGCTGGCCAAGTCGAGCGGCAAGCAGCAGTTCGGCATCGACTTCACCCTGCCCGATGCCAAGGTGGCCGTGGTGGCGCGCCCGCCCGTGTTCGGGGCCAGGGTCGCCAAGCTGGATGCCGGCAAGGCGCGCGCGATCAAGGGCGTGATCGAGGTGCTGGAAATCGCGCTTGACCGCGGCGGGCGCGGCGTGGCGGTGATCGCCGACGGCTACTGGCCGGCCAGGCAGGGCCGCGAGGCGCTGGTGATCGACTGGGATACCAGCGCGGTCGAGAAAGTCACGACGCGCAAACAGATGGCGGACTTCAAGGCGCTGGCCAAAACGGCCGGCACCGTCGCCAGGCAGGCCGACGTGAGCAAGCTCGCGGGCGCGCCGAAGAAAATCTCGGCCTTCTACGAGTTCCCGTACCTGGCGCACGCGCCGATGGAGCCGCTCAACTGCGTGATCGACCTCAAGGCCGACAGCTGCACCGTGTGGGCCGGTACCCAGATGCAGACGGTCGACCATGCGGCGATTGCCGCCACGGCGGGGCTGAAGGCTGAGCAGGTAACGCTCAACACCATGATGGCGGGCGGCGGTTTTGGCCGCCGCGCCGTGCCGACGTCGGACTACCTGGTCGAAGCGGTCAACGTCGCCAAGGCCTACAAGGCCGCCGGCAAAAGCGGTCCGCTGAAAGTGATCTGGAGCCGCGAAGACGACATCAAGGGCGGCTACTACCGTCCGTCGCACGTGCACCGCGCCGATATCGGCCTGGACGCCAAGGGCAATATCCTCGCCTGGGATCACGCCATCGTCGGCCAGTCGATCATCAGCGGCACGCCGTTCGAGCCGTTCATGATCAAGGATGGCGTGGACGCCACCATGGTCGAAGGCATGGGCGCACCGTACGACGTGGCCATGAAGCTGACCGTCCACAATGCCAAGGCCAACGTGCCGGTGCTGTGGTGGCGCTCCGTGGGCTCGACCCACACCGCTTTTGTGATGGAGACGCTGATCGACGAAGCCGCGCACGTGGCGAAGATGGACCCGGTGGCTTACCGCAAGAAGCTCATCGGCGAGAAGCACACGCGCCACCTGGCCGCGCTGGACCTGGCGGTCGAGAAGTCCGGCTACGGCAAGCGCAAGCTGCCCAAGGGCCGCGCCTGGGGCGTGGCGCTGCACAAGTCGTTCGGCTCCGTGGTCGCGTACGTGGTCGAAGCGTCCATCGTGAAGGGTGTACCCAAGCTGCATAAGGTCACCGCCGGCATCCACTGCAACCAGGTCGTCAATCCATTGACGATCGAAGCGCAGGTGCAGGGCGCGGTGCTGATGGCGCTCGGTACCACCTTGCCGGGTGCGGCGATTACGCTCAAGGATGGCGTGGTCGAACAGCAGAACTTCGGCGACTACACCGTGGCGCGCATGACCGACATGCCGCAGGTGGACGTCTATACGGTGGCGTCAAGCGATGCGCCTACCGGCATGGGCGAACCCGGCCTGCCGCCACTGGCGCCGGCGTTTGCCAATGCGCTGTTCACGCTGACGGGCAAGCGGCTGCGCAAGCTGCCGTTCGACCTGAAGGCGGCCTGA
- a CDS encoding nucleotidyltransferase family protein, translating into MTPVGILLAAGRGRRFDPTGAASKLLQPLPGGELVVAASARVLLSSVDKVIAVVRPGDGGVGDCLRALGCIVTVCQDADSGMAASLVHALRHSLPEAPSWLIALGDMPHVRASTMLALRAALEQGAPIAVPVHAGQRGNPVGFGRVHLDALLALQGDQGARAILKAHPASVVPVDDPGIFSDIDTVADLLKTSTLA; encoded by the coding sequence ATGACCCCCGTCGGCATTTTGCTGGCCGCCGGCAGGGGGCGTCGATTCGATCCGACTGGCGCAGCGAGCAAGCTGCTCCAGCCTTTGCCTGGCGGCGAGCTGGTTGTCGCCGCCAGCGCCCGCGTTCTGCTCTCCTCAGTAGACAAAGTGATCGCCGTCGTGCGGCCCGGCGACGGCGGCGTGGGCGACTGCCTGCGCGCGCTGGGCTGCATCGTCACGGTTTGCCAGGACGCCGACAGCGGCATGGCCGCGTCGCTGGTGCACGCGCTCCGTCATTCGCTGCCCGAGGCGCCATCGTGGCTGATCGCGCTGGGCGACATGCCCCATGTGCGCGCCTCCACCATGCTGGCGCTGCGCGCCGCGCTGGAGCAGGGCGCGCCGATCGCGGTGCCGGTGCATGCCGGCCAGCGCGGCAACCCGGTCGGCTTTGGCCGCGTCCACCTCGACGCGCTGCTGGCGCTGCAGGGCGACCAGGGCGCGCGCGCCATCCTCAAGGCGCATCCGGCGAGTGTTGTTCCGGTCGACGATCCGGGCATTTTTTCGGACATCGATACCGTCGCGGACCTGTTAAAAACAAGTACACTCGCGTAA
- a CDS encoding M61 family metallopeptidase: MKKPTPKKPAAIKYAIVPKDLGAHLFDVTVTVAVPSPDGQVFALPAWIPGSYMIREFSRNIVQIRAESNGKPVALTKLDKHCWQAAPVAGALTVQYEVYAWDLSVRAAHLDQTHGFFNGTSVYLRVLGQEHTAHEVDIQRPLDAAAKTWRVATSLPELGAKRYGFGTYVAGDYDELIDHPVEMGDFALATFKAYGIAHDIVVSGRVPNLDMARLQADLKAICETQIAFFEPRTRRAPMDRYVFLTLAVGDGYGGLEHRASTALICARADLPSTAAPRTADIGEGYLKFLGLCSHEYFHTWNVKRIKPAAFAPYDLQNETYTPLLWLFEGFTSYYDDLMLVRSGIIGEAAYLKLLGKAVSGVLRGSGRTKQSVADSSFDAWGKYYRQDENAPNAIVSYYGKGSLIALAFDLTIRAKTEGKKSLDDVMLALWQRYGRDFYPTARRGVTEAEVEALFDEISGLKLKPLFDKYVRGTADLPLAKLYAPFGVKLEDLRKNAKPAFDVGLGRDGGDCKLTQVHEGGAAHRAGLSAGDILVAVEGLRVSGSPSNLDGLLSRYKVGDTVGVHAFRRDELMTFSVQLQGDCVPDVKLSLVDERKKGAGPARPSALR; this comes from the coding sequence ATGAAAAAACCGACACCCAAGAAGCCGGCTGCTATCAAGTACGCCATTGTTCCCAAAGACCTGGGCGCGCACCTGTTCGACGTGACCGTCACCGTGGCTGTACCGTCGCCGGATGGCCAGGTATTCGCCCTTCCCGCATGGATCCCGGGCAGTTATATGATCCGTGAATTTTCGCGCAATATCGTCCAGATCCGCGCCGAATCGAACGGCAAGCCGGTCGCGCTGACAAAACTCGACAAGCATTGCTGGCAGGCCGCTCCGGTGGCCGGCGCACTGACCGTGCAGTACGAAGTCTACGCCTGGGACCTGTCGGTACGCGCGGCGCACCTGGACCAGACCCACGGCTTTTTCAACGGCACCAGCGTGTACCTGCGCGTGCTGGGGCAGGAACATACGGCGCACGAAGTCGACATCCAGCGTCCTCTCGACGCCGCCGCCAAGACCTGGCGCGTGGCGACCTCGCTGCCCGAACTGGGCGCGAAGCGCTACGGCTTCGGCACCTATGTCGCCGGCGACTACGATGAACTGATCGACCATCCGGTTGAAATGGGCGATTTCGCACTGGCCACCTTCAAGGCGTACGGTATCGCGCACGACATCGTCGTCTCCGGCCGCGTGCCCAACCTCGACATGGCGCGCCTGCAGGCCGACCTGAAAGCCATCTGCGAAACCCAGATCGCATTTTTCGAGCCGCGCACCCGGCGCGCGCCGATGGACCGCTACGTCTTTCTCACGCTGGCCGTGGGCGACGGCTACGGCGGCCTGGAACACCGCGCTTCGACCGCACTCATTTGCGCGCGCGCCGACTTGCCGAGCACCGCGGCACCGCGCACGGCCGACATCGGCGAAGGCTACCTCAAATTCCTGGGCCTGTGCAGCCACGAATATTTCCATACCTGGAACGTCAAGCGCATCAAGCCGGCCGCGTTTGCGCCCTACGACCTGCAGAACGAAACCTACACGCCGCTGCTTTGGCTGTTCGAAGGCTTCACCAGCTACTACGATGACCTGATGCTGGTGCGCAGCGGCATCATCGGCGAAGCGGCTTACCTCAAGCTGCTCGGCAAAGCCGTCAGCGGCGTGCTGCGCGGCAGCGGGCGCACCAAGCAAAGCGTGGCCGATTCCAGCTTCGACGCCTGGGGCAAATACTACCGCCAGGACGAGAATGCGCCCAACGCCATCGTCAGCTACTACGGCAAGGGCTCGCTGATCGCGCTGGCCTTCGACCTGACCATCCGCGCCAAAACCGAGGGCAAGAAGTCGCTCGACGATGTGATGCTGGCGCTGTGGCAGCGCTATGGCCGCGATTTTTACCCGACCGCGCGGCGCGGCGTGACCGAAGCCGAAGTCGAAGCGCTGTTCGACGAGATCAGCGGCTTGAAACTCAAGCCCCTGTTCGACAAATACGTGCGTGGCACGGCCGACCTGCCGCTGGCCAAGCTGTATGCGCCGTTCGGCGTCAAGCTGGAAGACCTGCGCAAGAACGCCAAACCGGCGTTCGATGTGGGCCTCGGCCGCGATGGCGGCGACTGCAAACTGACCCAGGTGCACGAAGGCGGCGCGGCGCATCGCGCCGGTCTGTCGGCGGGCGATATCCTGGTGGCGGTGGAGGGCTTGCGCGTGTCCGGCAGCCCCTCCAATCTGGATGGACTGCTGTCGCGCTACAAGGTGGGCGACACGGTTGGCGTGCACGCGTTCCGGCGCGACGAGCTGATGACGTTCAGCGTGCAGCTGCAGGGCGACTGCGTGCCGGATGTGAAACTGTCGCTGGTGGACGAGCGCAAGAAAGGCGCGGGGCCGGCGCGGCCAAGCGCGCTGCGTTGA
- the trpC gene encoding indole-3-glycerol phosphate synthase TrpC, with amino-acid sequence MSDILNKILAVKADEVAAAKKHRDLASLRREVEADAEARRNLRGFEASLRKHIAAGQAGVIAEVKKASPSKGVLRADFRPANIAESYARHGAACLSVLTDVEFFQGQVEYLKQARAACEIPVIRKDFMIDMYQVYEARAMGADAILLIVSALDHGLMAELEACAHELGMDVLVEVHDGDELTAALKLDTKLVGINNRNLRTFETSLQTTIDLLPRIPADKLVVTESGIMGPADVKRMRDANVHAFLVGEAFMRAPEPGVELQRLFS; translated from the coding sequence ATGTCCGATATCCTCAATAAAATCCTGGCGGTCAAGGCTGACGAAGTCGCCGCCGCAAAAAAACACCGCGACCTCGCCAGCCTGCGCCGCGAAGTCGAAGCCGATGCCGAAGCGCGCCGCAACCTGCGCGGCTTCGAAGCGAGCCTGCGCAAGCACATCGCTGCCGGCCAGGCGGGCGTGATCGCCGAAGTAAAAAAGGCGTCGCCGTCGAAAGGCGTGCTGCGCGCGGACTTCCGTCCGGCGAACATCGCCGAGAGCTACGCGCGCCACGGCGCGGCATGCCTGTCGGTACTGACCGATGTGGAGTTCTTCCAGGGCCAGGTCGAGTACCTGAAACAGGCGCGCGCCGCCTGCGAGATTCCGGTGATCCGCAAGGACTTCATGATCGACATGTACCAGGTATATGAAGCGCGCGCGATGGGCGCCGATGCGATCCTGCTGATTGTGTCGGCACTCGATCACGGCCTGATGGCCGAGCTGGAAGCCTGCGCGCACGAACTGGGCATGGACGTGCTGGTCGAAGTGCACGACGGCGACGAACTGACAGCGGCGCTCAAGCTCGATACGAAACTGGTCGGCATCAACAACCGCAACCTGCGCACCTTCGAGACATCGCTGCAAACGACCATCGACCTGCTGCCGCGTATTCCGGCCGACAAGCTGGTGGTGACCGAATCGGGCATCATGGGACCGGCCGACGTCAAGCGCATGCGCGACGCGAACGTGCACGCCTTCCTGGTCGGCGAAGCCTTCATGCGCGCGCCGGAACCGGGCGTGGAATTGCAGCGCCTGTTCAGCTGA